The following is a genomic window from Geobacillus subterraneus.
GTCCAAGTGGAGGACGCGTCCCGGAATTTGAAAAAAATCCTTTTCCACCCGATATCCGCCGGTCGCTCGATATTCCACTTTTTGTTTGATCGTCTGGTAATCCTGGCGGAATAGCCGGTACGATTGTTCGATCAGCTCGATTTCCCGCTTTTTCCGTTCTTGCCGCTCCCGCTCATCGATGACGACTAAATCGCTGCACGGAGCGTCTGCGACAAGCCGCACATCTTCGCCGTATAAAATGGCCTCCCGCTCGCCGTCTCTTTCTTTAATGTCAATGACGCGGAACAATAAGTCACATTGGTAAGATTTGCGGGCGACAATATCACCGATTTTGACGTCCATCACCGCTCACTCCATTATATAATCGTTGTCACCCATACGATATGCATGCGCGGACAATAGGTGATAGACGCCGGTTTCCTTTCACTGCGTCCTAAGCGTGGAAAAGCGGCGCCAGCGCGTTGCTTAACGAGGCGAATTCAGCCATAGTGAGCGTCTCCCCGCGACGGCGCGGGTCAATACCCGCAGCAGCAAGCGCCTGTTCAATGTGTTCTTTTTTCTCCTTCCCATTTGGCAAATTGTTCAACAAGTTGTTCAACATCGTTTTGCGGCGCTGGGCAAAACTTGCCCGCACCACTTGGAAAAACACGTCCTCATCCTCAACAGCAACGGGCGGATGGGGCCGCTTCGTCAGGCGGATGACAGCAGAATCGACGTTCGGCTGTGGCATAAATACGGTGCGCGGCACCGTCATGACGACTTCCGCCTCGGTATAATATTGCACAGCGATCGTCAGCGATCCGTAATCTTTCGTTCCAGGCTTGGCCGCCAGACGGTCAGCGACTTCTTTTTGCATCATGACGACCATGCCGCGAATCGGCAGCCGCTCGGTAAGCAGCTTCATAATGATCGGCGTCGTCACATAATACGGCAAGTTCGCCACGACCATCCGATCGTCCACTTCGGCAAGCTCTTCGGCAATCACCGCATGCAAATCGGCTTTTAACACATCTTGATGGATAATGCGCACATTGTCATAAGCCGATAACGTATCAGCCAAAATCGGCAACAGCCGGCTGTCGATTTCAAAGGCGACCACTTTTTTGGCCCGCCTCGCCAGCTGCTCGGTAAGCGCCCCGATGCCGGGTCCGATTTCAATCGCCCCAGTATTGCCGGAAACGCCGGCAGCATCGACAATTTTTCGCAAAATATTCGTATCGACCAAAAAATTTTGTCCGAGGCTCTTTTTAAACGAAAAGCCGTACCGTTCCAAAATTTCCTTCGTGCGTCCCGGTGTGGCAATATCTTTATGCATCGCCCTTCTCCTCCTGCATCACTTGTGCCAACGCGGCATAAAAGGCGGCTCGGGAAATGCGGAACACTTTTAGCCGCTTATGAAACTGTCGGCCGTTGGCATAGCCGATTTTCAGCTCCTCCCCGAGGCGCAGCCGCCGACGACGGGCCATCTCCCCGCCGACTAATCCGGCTTCGATCAACTCGGCAAACGTAATTTCTTCTTCCCAATCCGCCGCCTCTTCATACACGTTGGCA
Proteins encoded in this region:
- the rsmA gene encoding 16S rRNA (adenine(1518)-N(6)/adenine(1519)-N(6))-dimethyltransferase RsmA; this encodes MHKDIATPGRTKEILERYGFSFKKSLGQNFLVDTNILRKIVDAAGVSGNTGAIEIGPGIGALTEQLARRAKKVVAFEIDSRLLPILADTLSAYDNVRIIHQDVLKADLHAVIAEELAEVDDRMVVANLPYYVTTPIIMKLLTERLPIRGMVVMMQKEVADRLAAKPGTKDYGSLTIAVQYYTEAEVVMTVPRTVFMPQPNVDSAVIRLTKRPHPPVAVEDEDVFFQVVRASFAQRRKTMLNNLLNNLPNGKEKKEHIEQALAAAGIDPRRRGETLTMAEFASLSNALAPLFHA